A genomic segment from Actinoplanes sichuanensis encodes:
- a CDS encoding YggS family pyridoxal phosphate-dependent enzyme → MTDAGRRAELAANLERVRERIAQACAAAGRPPDAVTLTAVTKTYPASDVLLLAGLGVTDVAENRDQEASIKAEAVRAGGARPRWHFVGRLQRNKVKSVLDYADVIESVDSVRLAEALGRAAAGRAEPLEVLIQISLDGDPARGGVFGDDLWRVSDAVTSSEGLRLGGLMAVAPLGEEPGAAFARLAEIAGQMASRHPGATVVSAGMSGDLEAAVRYGATHVRIGTSLLGMRNSLR, encoded by the coding sequence TTGACCGACGCCGGACGGCGCGCTGAGCTCGCCGCCAATCTCGAACGGGTGCGGGAGCGCATCGCGCAAGCCTGCGCGGCGGCCGGAAGGCCGCCGGACGCGGTCACCCTGACCGCGGTGACCAAGACCTACCCGGCGAGCGACGTCCTGTTGCTCGCCGGGCTCGGTGTCACCGACGTGGCCGAGAACCGTGACCAGGAGGCTTCGATCAAGGCCGAGGCGGTACGCGCGGGGGGCGCGCGGCCGCGTTGGCACTTCGTCGGGCGACTGCAACGCAACAAGGTCAAGTCGGTTCTGGACTATGCCGACGTGATCGAGTCGGTCGACTCGGTGCGTCTGGCCGAGGCGCTGGGCCGGGCCGCCGCCGGCCGCGCGGAACCGCTCGAGGTGCTGATCCAGATCAGTCTGGACGGTGATCCGGCACGCGGGGGCGTGTTCGGAGATGATCTCTGGCGGGTATCCGACGCGGTGACCTCATCGGAGGGTCTGCGACTGGGCGGCCTGATGGCGGTGGCGCCGCTGGGCGAGGAACCCGGCGCGGCCTTCGCTCGTCTGGCCGAAATCGCAGGTCAGATGGCCTCTCGACACCCCGGCGCGACGGTCGTCTCGGCGGGCATGAGTGGCGATCTGGAGGCCGCCGTCCGGTATGGGGCGACACACGTACGGATCGGTACTTCTTTACTCGGGATGCGAAACTCGCTGCGGTAG